In Micromonospora purpureochromogenes, a single window of DNA contains:
- a CDS encoding lytic murein transglycosylase: MRPLRPATPPDGPLASSGAAPDPTPVPRPRRPFLDPSPAEPSTATTAGSAPTTVESNDGGAAQVRPGTPGRAKADAGTTDATEAGRENVDVGKADAEKAGAEKAGAEKAGAEKAGGGAADTSKAGAGRTDAETGDGSRAGEEAGATPTDGLEKDSARADAKAGGEPGRRRRMPFAHAVRLPPPRQAVVGAARATRAWSLRPSGRLTLPGVFLVALVAATAVVGAVVVPSAARSPKPVAVDATEGAVVVPAPGALPGATAVPVLPGGTALPGLPPATALPGGVPPTGPVAPPATGRPADTLAAWAQTTGARVGISPVAMQAYGYAELVLAETNRSCQLSWTTLAAIGYVESRHGQANGASLQSTGRAEPEIIGDPLDGQGGRSRITDTDRGLFDRDTVYDRAIGPMQFIPTTWQEIGVDADNDGRKDPHDLDDAALAAARYVCKGGRNMTIPGDWWGAILSYNDVRRYAQDVFDKANQYGVASRT, translated from the coding sequence GTGCGACCCCTGCGACCGGCGACGCCGCCCGACGGGCCGCTCGCCAGCTCAGGCGCCGCGCCGGACCCGACCCCGGTCCCCCGCCCCCGCCGCCCCTTCCTCGACCCGTCGCCGGCCGAACCGTCAACCGCGACCACCGCCGGCAGCGCACCGACCACCGTGGAGTCGAACGACGGTGGGGCGGCGCAGGTCCGGCCGGGGACGCCCGGCAGGGCGAAGGCGGACGCCGGGACGACCGACGCGACGGAAGCCGGCCGGGAGAACGTCGACGTGGGCAAGGCCGACGCGGAGAAAGCGGGCGCGGAGAAAGCGGGGGCGGAGAAAGCGGGCGCGGAGAAGGCCGGCGGTGGGGCCGCCGACACGAGCAAGGCCGGCGCGGGCAGGACCGACGCGGAGACCGGCGACGGGAGCAGGGCCGGCGAGGAAGCCGGCGCCACGCCCACAGACGGGCTCGAGAAGGATTCGGCGAGAGCCGACGCCAAGGCCGGCGGCGAGCCGGGACGGCGGCGCCGGATGCCGTTCGCGCACGCCGTGCGGCTCCCCCCGCCCCGGCAGGCGGTCGTCGGCGCGGCCCGGGCCACCCGGGCCTGGTCCCTGCGCCCGAGCGGCCGGCTGACCCTGCCCGGGGTGTTCCTCGTCGCGCTGGTCGCCGCCACCGCGGTGGTGGGCGCCGTGGTGGTCCCGTCGGCCGCCCGCTCGCCGAAGCCGGTGGCCGTGGACGCGACCGAGGGCGCCGTCGTCGTACCCGCGCCGGGTGCGCTGCCCGGCGCGACCGCCGTGCCGGTGCTGCCCGGCGGGACGGCGCTGCCCGGGCTGCCGCCCGCGACCGCGCTGCCCGGCGGCGTACCGCCGACCGGGCCGGTCGCCCCGCCCGCCACCGGCCGCCCGGCGGACACCCTGGCCGCCTGGGCCCAGACCACCGGCGCGCGGGTCGGCATCTCGCCGGTGGCCATGCAGGCGTACGGCTACGCCGAGCTGGTGCTCGCCGAGACCAACCGCAGCTGCCAGCTGAGCTGGACCACGCTCGCCGCGATCGGGTACGTGGAGTCGCGGCACGGGCAGGCCAACGGCGCCAGCCTCCAGTCGACCGGCCGGGCCGAACCGGAGATCATCGGCGACCCGCTCGACGGGCAGGGCGGCCGGTCCCGGATCACCGACACCGACCGGGGACTCTTCGACCGGGACACCGTCTACGACCGGGCCATCGGGCCGATGCAGTTCATCCCGACCACCTGGCAGGAGATCGGCGTCGACGCCGACAACGACGGCCGCAAGGACCCGCACGATCTGGACGACGCGGCGCTCGCCGCCGCCCGGTACGTCTGCAAGGGCGGCCGGAACATGACCATCCCGGGCGACTGGTGGGGCGCCATCCTGTCCTACAACGATGTGCGCCGGTACGCCCAGGATGTCTTCGACAAGGCCAACCAGTACGGGGTGGCCAGCCGTACGTGA
- a CDS encoding FmdB family zinc ribbon protein — translation MPRYEFRCRACGDTFEVNRPMARAGDPASCPQGHADTVKLLSTVAVTGRSGGGPVGGAPPAPAGGCCGGGGCC, via the coding sequence ATGCCCCGGTACGAGTTCCGCTGCCGCGCCTGCGGCGACACTTTCGAGGTCAACCGCCCGATGGCCCGGGCCGGTGATCCGGCGTCCTGCCCACAGGGGCACGCCGACACGGTCAAGCTGCTCTCCACCGTCGCGGTGACCGGCCGGAGCGGTGGTGGACCGGTCGGCGGCGCTCCGCCCGCGCCGGCGGGTGGCTGCTGCGGCGGTGGCGGCTGCTGCTGA
- a CDS encoding lamin tail domain-containing protein, whose amino-acid sequence MRPRRRYAALATAVAVTLPVIGVAPTAAIAAPTDLFISEYVEGSSNNKAIELFNGTGSPVDLTAGGYQLQLYFNGSTTPTNVALSGTVAAGDAFVFAASSAAPTVLAQADQTTGASLFNGDDAIVLRKAGAVLDSIGQVGVDPGTEWGSGLTSTADNTLRRLPSVSIGDTDPSDAFDPAAQWTGLPTDTFDGLGAHAVDGGGPVDQPATLNCGGALTLEAGATATRQVTASDADDTVTDLAVTSVNPTPATGSISRTALTPATAAGGTATATVTATGLPGGAYAVTLTATDAEGGTATCTLTVQVTTVLTVGEVQGPTRDDENPRTDRSPLAPASGNGTSALYDVRGVITQKSLTRTSAGADQYGFYLQSRTGAEDGDPLSSDGIFVFMGSFTTLIGGYAPAVGDEVVLRARVSEYFNQTQLSSASLVRKLASGLDVDTDVTVDDATPPADATAADRFWERHEGARLRVRAGSGVTGPRDVFGSTADSEVWVVDREDPLMKRTDLYARRVFRDAHPLDDVPGQLFDNGNGQRILLGGGGVKATAGDSTALLPPARTFDTLAADAYGAVSYGFSKFSVQPEALSLTAGVDPSVNNPPAPADRSREVAVATYNVENLYDYRDDPFDGCDFTGNAGCTGVSPPFDYVPADEADYREHLTELADQIRTDLHAPDLILVQEAEDQDICTVSGTELACGDSNDADGAPDTLQDLAMAVAAAGGPAYAAAYDRTGADARGITSAFLYRTDRLSLAAATATDPLLGASPTVEYRAAGLASNADVQNPKALNAVLPADTDTSTGKDGNNVFTRAPQLGKFVVKAAPDATEQFTLYALSNHYSSGPDSRVGQRTEQAAYGAAIVSAIEQSDPDARVVYGGDLNVFPRPDDPIATGANPTPSDQLAPLYEAGLHNLWDDLVADVPVAAYSYSFQGSAQTLDNLFVNDALHEDLVQVRAAHINADWPAEFTGDGSRGASDHDPQVARFRAQPSLRVDDASVVEGDKGDSTLTFTVTVSRPLSVPTTICAATVGLTATAGSDFDPYVGCKVLPAGQTSLAFPVTVRGDRKVEADEKIAFAVAGPLNLRFADPLAVGTITNDD is encoded by the coding sequence ATGCGCCCGCGCCGCAGATACGCCGCGCTCGCAACCGCCGTCGCCGTCACCCTCCCGGTCATCGGCGTCGCACCCACCGCGGCCATCGCCGCGCCCACCGACCTGTTCATCTCCGAGTACGTCGAAGGCTCGTCGAACAACAAGGCGATCGAGCTGTTCAACGGCACCGGCTCCCCGGTCGACCTCACCGCCGGCGGCTACCAGCTCCAGCTCTACTTCAACGGCTCGACCACGCCGACGAACGTCGCGCTGAGCGGCACCGTCGCCGCCGGCGACGCCTTCGTCTTCGCCGCCTCCTCGGCCGCCCCGACGGTGCTCGCCCAGGCCGACCAGACCACCGGCGCGTCGCTGTTCAACGGGGACGACGCGATCGTGCTGCGCAAGGCCGGCGCGGTGCTCGACTCGATCGGCCAAGTCGGCGTCGACCCCGGTACCGAGTGGGGCAGCGGGCTGACCAGCACCGCCGACAACACGCTGCGGCGGCTGCCGTCGGTCTCCATCGGGGACACCGACCCGTCCGACGCGTTCGACCCGGCCGCCCAGTGGACGGGCCTGCCGACCGACACCTTCGACGGTCTCGGCGCACACGCCGTGGACGGGGGCGGCCCGGTCGACCAGCCCGCCACGCTGAACTGCGGCGGCGCGCTGACCCTGGAGGCCGGCGCGACCGCCACCCGCCAGGTCACCGCCAGCGACGCGGACGACACGGTCACCGATCTCGCCGTCACCTCCGTCAACCCCACCCCGGCCACCGGCTCGATCAGCCGGACGGCCCTCACGCCGGCCACCGCCGCCGGTGGGACCGCCACCGCCACGGTCACCGCGACCGGCCTGCCCGGCGGGGCGTACGCGGTGACGCTGACCGCCACCGACGCCGAGGGCGGCACCGCCACCTGCACGCTGACCGTCCAGGTCACCACCGTGCTCACGGTCGGCGAGGTGCAGGGCCCGACCCGGGACGACGAGAACCCGCGGACCGACCGCTCGCCGCTCGCCCCGGCCAGCGGCAACGGCACCAGCGCCCTGTACGACGTGCGCGGCGTGATCACGCAGAAGTCGCTCACCCGCACCTCGGCCGGCGCCGACCAGTACGGCTTCTACCTGCAGAGCCGTACCGGCGCCGAGGACGGCGACCCGCTCAGCTCGGACGGCATCTTCGTCTTCATGGGCTCGTTCACCACGCTGATCGGCGGCTACGCGCCGGCCGTCGGCGACGAGGTCGTGCTGCGCGCCCGGGTGTCGGAGTACTTCAACCAGACCCAGCTCTCCAGCGCCTCGCTGGTCCGCAAGCTCGCCTCCGGGCTCGACGTGGACACCGACGTCACGGTGGACGACGCGACCCCGCCGGCCGACGCCACCGCCGCCGACCGGTTCTGGGAGCGGCACGAGGGTGCCCGGCTCCGGGTCCGCGCCGGCAGCGGCGTGACCGGCCCCCGGGACGTGTTCGGCTCCACCGCCGACTCCGAGGTCTGGGTGGTCGACCGGGAGGACCCGCTGATGAAGCGGACCGACCTGTACGCCCGCCGGGTGTTCCGGGACGCGCACCCGCTGGACGACGTGCCGGGTCAGCTCTTCGACAACGGCAACGGGCAGCGGATCCTGCTCGGTGGCGGCGGCGTGAAGGCCACCGCCGGCGACTCGACCGCGCTGCTCCCGCCGGCCCGCACGTTCGACACGCTCGCCGCCGACGCGTACGGCGCGGTCTCCTACGGCTTCAGCAAGTTCAGCGTGCAGCCGGAGGCGCTCTCCCTGACCGCCGGTGTCGACCCGTCGGTGAACAACCCGCCGGCGCCGGCGGACCGGTCCCGCGAGGTCGCCGTGGCGACCTACAACGTGGAGAACCTGTACGACTACCGGGACGACCCGTTCGACGGCTGCGACTTCACCGGCAACGCGGGCTGCACCGGCGTCTCGCCGCCGTTCGACTACGTGCCGGCCGACGAGGCCGACTACCGGGAGCACCTGACCGAGCTCGCTGACCAGATCCGGACCGACCTGCACGCGCCGGACCTGATCCTGGTGCAGGAGGCCGAGGACCAGGACATCTGCACGGTTTCCGGCACCGAGCTGGCCTGCGGTGACAGCAACGACGCCGACGGCGCCCCGGACACCCTCCAGGACCTGGCGATGGCCGTCGCCGCCGCCGGTGGCCCGGCGTACGCCGCGGCGTACGACCGGACCGGCGCGGACGCGCGCGGCATCACCTCGGCGTTCCTCTACCGCACCGACCGGCTCTCGCTGGCCGCGGCGACCGCCACCGACCCGCTGCTGGGCGCCAGCCCGACGGTGGAGTACCGCGCGGCGGGCCTGGCGTCCAACGCGGACGTGCAGAACCCGAAGGCGCTCAACGCGGTGCTGCCGGCGGACACCGACACGTCGACCGGCAAGGACGGCAACAACGTCTTCACCCGCGCGCCGCAGCTGGGCAAGTTCGTGGTGAAGGCGGCCCCGGACGCGACCGAGCAGTTCACCCTGTACGCGCTGAGCAACCACTACTCGTCCGGCCCGGACAGCCGGGTCGGGCAGCGGACCGAGCAGGCCGCGTACGGGGCGGCGATCGTCAGCGCGATCGAGCAGTCCGACCCGGACGCCCGGGTGGTCTACGGCGGGGACCTGAACGTCTTCCCGCGTCCGGACGACCCGATCGCCACCGGTGCGAACCCGACCCCGTCGGACCAGCTCGCCCCGCTGTACGAGGCGGGCCTGCACAACCTCTGGGACGACCTGGTGGCCGACGTCCCGGTGGCGGCGTACTCGTACAGCTTCCAGGGCTCGGCGCAGACGCTCGACAACCTCTTCGTCAACGACGCGCTCCACGAGGACCTGGTGCAGGTGCGGGCGGCGCACATCAACGCCGACTGGCCGGCCGAGTTCACCGGGGACGGGTCGCGGGGCGCCAGCGACCACGACCCGCAGGTCGCGCGGTTCCGCGCCCAGCCGTCGCTGCGCGTCGACGACGCCTCGGTGGTCGAGGGCGACAAGGGCGACAGCACGCTGACGTTCACCGTGACCGTGTCGCGGCCGCTGTCGGTGCCGACGACGATCTGTGCCGCCACCGTCGGCCTGACCGCCACGGCCGGGTCGGACTTCGACCCGTACGTCGGCTGCAAGGTCCTGCCCGCCGGGCAGACCTCGCTGGCCTTCCCGGTGACCGTGCGCGGTGACCGGAAGGTCGAGGCGGACGAGAAGATCGCGTTCGCGGTCGCCGGCCCGCTCAACCTGCGGTTCGCCGACCCGCTGGCGGTGGGCACCATCACGAACGACGACTGA
- a CDS encoding GNAT family N-acetyltransferase translates to MVREWDPRTASSDEVASVLDTLNAVLAVDLPQDPPWRESSLREYLCEVMPGERRISWVAQAEPGPDGRPGPILGHVHVLLLGDIGVLEVLVHPDVRRTGLGRDLVLLAARRVYQEGFQSIGVEVVGDTPAVAFYESLGFTREYVETRSVLDLGAVDWPALAEMATGIGAGYHLEFCPGGPPDDLIEAYARAKAEVRDVDDGELRPSSYDPQRLRDSLDTLHRRGMKPYIVLALHEYSGEVAGLTEVVVPAQHPTRADQYDTIVVQDHRGYGIDRAIKARMLLELRSAEPTLAEVQTWNAQANEAMLKVNAELGYRPDREWCEYSVDVAELVHRIDVAR, encoded by the coding sequence ATGGTGCGCGAGTGGGATCCCCGGACCGCGTCGTCCGACGAGGTCGCGTCCGTGCTGGACACGCTGAACGCGGTCCTGGCGGTGGATCTCCCGCAGGACCCGCCCTGGCGGGAGAGTTCCCTGCGGGAATACCTCTGCGAGGTGATGCCGGGTGAACGGCGGATCTCCTGGGTCGCCCAGGCGGAGCCCGGGCCGGACGGCCGACCCGGGCCGATCCTCGGCCACGTGCACGTGCTGCTGCTCGGCGACATCGGCGTGCTGGAGGTGCTGGTGCACCCCGACGTCCGGCGTACCGGGCTGGGTCGTGACCTGGTCCTGCTCGCCGCCCGCCGGGTCTACCAGGAGGGCTTCCAGTCGATCGGCGTCGAGGTGGTCGGTGACACGCCGGCCGTCGCCTTCTACGAGTCGCTCGGCTTCACCCGGGAGTACGTCGAGACCCGGAGCGTGCTGGACCTCGGCGCGGTGGACTGGCCGGCGCTGGCCGAGATGGCCACCGGCATCGGCGCCGGCTACCACCTGGAGTTCTGCCCGGGCGGCCCGCCGGACGACCTGATCGAGGCGTACGCGCGGGCCAAGGCCGAGGTGCGCGACGTCGACGACGGCGAGCTGCGCCCCAGCTCGTACGACCCGCAGCGGCTGCGGGACAGCCTGGACACGCTGCACCGGCGGGGCATGAAGCCGTACATCGTGCTGGCCCTGCACGAGTACAGCGGCGAGGTTGCCGGGCTGACCGAGGTGGTGGTGCCCGCGCAGCACCCCACCCGGGCCGACCAGTACGACACGATCGTGGTGCAGGATCACCGCGGCTACGGCATCGACCGGGCGATCAAGGCCCGGATGCTGCTGGAGCTGCGCTCCGCCGAGCCGACGCTGGCCGAGGTGCAGACCTGGAACGCCCAGGCCAACGAGGCGATGCTTAAGGTGAACGCCGAGCTGGGCTACCGCCCCGATCGGGAGTGGTGCGAATACAGCGTGGACGTCGCCGAGCTGGTGCACCGGATCGACGTCGCCCGCTGA